In the Mycolicibacter sp. MU0102 genome, one interval contains:
- a CDS encoding PPE family protein has protein sequence MDYGSMPPEINSARMYAGAGSGPMLAAAASWNLLSAELRSAATSFEWLVASLGSQGWWGPSASAMAAAAQPYFVWLSVTAEQAEQTAAQAYAAAEAYAEAHAMTVPPAAIETNRVLLASLVKTNALGQNTPAIAATEARYGQMWAQDAVAMYGYAAASATATQLIPFANAPETTNRDDGRQAAGGMDPTDAHTQLPDALRSLASPAEGSRPTDPDWHWTKFFDGLFDGTWGHDDGSGLNINAQLWNTIAATGIFDPGGNIEGFSGLATLGFLARGMDGGTAALARGGVGPMPGMTLASTATGGLETAGRAAGGSSSPVTAGVGRATLVGSLSTPPSWAAATPTGAPAAGTGSGWTVAPESRSMTAMPPPIPPGGAGRNGSYGLGTPRYGIKLTVMPRPVGVG, from the coding sequence ATGGACTACGGATCGATGCCACCAGAGATCAATTCGGCGCGCATGTACGCCGGAGCAGGATCAGGGCCGATGCTGGCGGCTGCGGCGTCATGGAATTTACTGTCCGCGGAATTGCGTTCAGCGGCAACGTCGTTCGAATGGCTGGTGGCGAGCCTGGGCAGTCAAGGCTGGTGGGGCCCATCTGCATCGGCGATGGCTGCGGCTGCCCAGCCTTACTTCGTGTGGTTGAGCGTGACCGCCGAGCAGGCTGAGCAGACCGCGGCACAGGCCTACGCCGCGGCCGAGGCGTATGCCGAGGCCCACGCTATGACGGTGCCCCCGGCTGCGATCGAGACCAACCGCGTGTTGTTGGCGTCATTGGTCAAGACCAACGCGCTGGGCCAGAACACACCGGCGATCGCAGCGACCGAAGCGCGCTACGGCCAGATGTGGGCGCAAGACGCGGTGGCGATGTATGGCTACGCCGCGGCTTCCGCCACCGCCACCCAACTGATCCCCTTTGCCAATGCGCCGGAAACCACCAATCGAGATGACGGCAGGCAGGCCGCGGGCGGTATGGACCCCACCGATGCCCACACCCAGCTGCCCGATGCGCTACGGAGCCTCGCGTCGCCGGCGGAGGGCTCGCGTCCTACGGATCCGGACTGGCACTGGACGAAGTTCTTCGACGGCCTCTTCGACGGAACGTGGGGCCACGACGACGGGTCGGGTTTGAACATCAATGCCCAGCTGTGGAACACGATCGCCGCCACCGGCATTTTCGACCCCGGTGGCAACATCGAGGGGTTTTCCGGGTTAGCCACGCTCGGCTTTCTTGCGCGCGGCATGGATGGCGGCACGGCCGCCCTGGCCCGCGGCGGGGTCGGGCCCATGCCGGGTATGACCCTGGCGTCCACGGCCACTGGTGGGCTGGAGACCGCGGGCCGCGCTGCCGGTGGCAGCAGTTCCCCGGTGACCGCGGGAGTGGGCCGGGCCACCCTGGTCGGCTCGTTGTCGACGCCACCCAGTTGGGCGGCGGCAACCCCGACGGGAGCTCCTGCCGCTGGGACGGGTAGCGGCTGGACCGTCGCCCCGGAAAGCCGGTCGATGACCGCGATGCCTCCCCCGATTCCTCCGGGCGGCGCCGGCCGCAACGGCAGCTATGGTCTGGGCACGCCGCGCTATGGCATCAAGCTGACCGTGATGCCGCGGCCCGTCGGGGTCGGCTAG
- a CDS encoding LLM class F420-dependent oxidoreductase, protein MRFAFTYPIITHPCHPELVSPQAVSTVARAAEAAGFDAMGFTDHPAPTQRWLDAGGHDSLDPFVAMGFAAAHTETIRFIPNVVVLPYRNPFVVAKSGATLDLLSGGRFTLAVGVGYLKGEFAALGVDFEERAALVEESLDVIRAIWTGDDVSFEGRHFRARGITAHPRPVSSPHPPIWIGGNTGKARQRVATRGQGWAPFPASPGLASTARTAEMNSVEALTAGIDDLKRRCDEAGRDWAAIDICFSNLVGGRPGYDGFDPGAYLDGLGRLAEAGVTWVQVTVPGDSLSHTVEALGQFGESVISTL, encoded by the coding sequence ATGCGGTTCGCGTTCACCTACCCGATCATCACCCATCCCTGCCATCCGGAGCTGGTTTCGCCGCAGGCGGTGAGCACCGTTGCGCGGGCCGCCGAAGCCGCCGGGTTTGACGCCATGGGTTTCACCGACCACCCGGCACCGACACAGCGCTGGCTCGACGCCGGCGGCCACGACAGTCTCGATCCCTTCGTGGCGATGGGATTCGCCGCGGCGCATACCGAAACGATCCGGTTCATCCCGAACGTCGTTGTCTTGCCCTACCGCAACCCGTTCGTGGTGGCGAAATCGGGTGCGACCCTGGATCTGTTGTCGGGGGGAAGGTTCACCTTGGCCGTCGGTGTGGGCTACCTCAAGGGCGAGTTCGCCGCTTTGGGGGTGGACTTCGAGGAGCGCGCCGCACTGGTCGAAGAGAGCCTGGACGTCATCCGAGCCATCTGGACCGGTGACGACGTCTCATTCGAGGGCCGGCATTTTCGCGCCCGCGGGATCACCGCGCACCCGCGACCGGTCAGCAGCCCCCACCCGCCGATCTGGATCGGCGGAAACACCGGCAAAGCGCGTCAACGGGTCGCGACACGGGGCCAGGGCTGGGCGCCGTTCCCGGCGTCGCCCGGCCTGGCCAGCACCGCCCGCACTGCCGAAATGAATTCGGTCGAAGCCCTGACCGCGGGCATCGACGACCTGAAACGGCGCTGCGACGAGGCCGGCCGTGACTGGGCCGCCATCGACATCTGTTTCTCGAACCTCGTCGGCGGCCGTCCCGGCTACGACGGCTTCGATCCCGGCGCCTACCTGGACGGCCTGGGCCGGCTGGCCGAAGCCGGCGTGACCTGGGTACAGGTCACCGTTCCCGGCGACAGCCTCAGCCATACGGTCGAGGCACTGGGCCAGTTCGGCGAATCGGTGATCAGCACATTGTAG
- a CDS encoding SDR family NAD(P)-dependent oxidoreductase: MVLRAETATLDGRVAVITGGGSGIGRGIAEGFAEFGARVVIWERDAEAARATAKLVGGHACAIDVRDSGQVDAAMAETLATVGLPTVLVNNAGGVFFSPLLETAPKGWDTLIRSNLTQVLLCTQRVAQTLVQHGAAGSIINVASIEGTRAAPGYAAYAAAKAGVINLTKTAALELAPHGIRVNCLAPDLTLTEGIERVGSAEMLAGVAHMIPMGRPGHVDEMAGAAVFLAGDLSSYVTGQTLHVDGGTHAAGGWYHHPDGGDYILGPPRPTTT; this comes from the coding sequence GTGGTCCTGCGCGCAGAGACGGCGACACTCGATGGACGCGTAGCGGTCATCACCGGCGGCGGTTCGGGAATCGGCCGCGGTATCGCCGAGGGCTTCGCGGAATTCGGCGCTCGGGTGGTGATCTGGGAACGCGACGCCGAAGCGGCCCGAGCGACCGCGAAGCTGGTCGGCGGTCATGCCTGCGCAATCGATGTCCGCGACTCCGGCCAGGTCGATGCGGCAATGGCGGAAACCCTTGCCACGGTGGGCTTGCCGACGGTGTTGGTCAACAATGCCGGCGGGGTGTTCTTCTCCCCGTTGCTGGAAACCGCACCCAAGGGGTGGGACACCCTGATCCGCTCCAACCTCACCCAGGTCCTGCTCTGCACGCAGCGCGTCGCGCAAACACTGGTCCAACACGGCGCGGCCGGCAGCATCATCAATGTCGCCAGCATCGAAGGCACCCGTGCCGCGCCTGGCTATGCGGCCTACGCGGCGGCGAAAGCGGGTGTCATCAACCTGACTAAAACGGCGGCTCTGGAGTTGGCGCCGCACGGCATCCGGGTCAACTGCCTGGCCCCGGACCTCACGCTCACCGAAGGTATCGAACGAGTCGGCTCGGCAGAGATGCTGGCCGGCGTGGCCCACATGATTCCGATGGGCCGCCCCGGCCATGTCGACGAGATGGCCGGGGCCGCGGTCTTTCTGGCCGGCGACCTGAGTTCGTACGTGACCGGCCAGACGCTTCACGTCGACGGCGGAACCCACGCCGCGGGCGGCTGGTACCACCATCCCGACGGTGGCGATTACATCCTCGGCCCGCCACGGCCGACGACCACTTAG
- a CDS encoding acyl-CoA thioesterase has translation MQTSASEVSAHPDYGGPLLGSGSQLERATLDALDRLQQVLTLHSLGDDRFRADNEAGRFGRIFGGQLIAQAMTAAAATVPELTAHSIHASFLRPGDSGVPLEIVVDRTRDGRTMSARQVTIQQGGRTLVVATVSFDTSPDSTDADPVPLPGPAPEALPLLQHWVQHAPPYLAGRGNTWIERPPPLEVRTAEAPVFLGGAQAPGPRAHWMRLPRGIDGDHQLHAVLLAYASDYLLVDTAFRAHPQPVDHATHTGLTLDHSVWLHRAVHFDRWHLYTQQTVATAGHRALVHGTMVDDTGRHVASTAQEVLVRPIAEPPGRQKPGDQ, from the coding sequence GTGCAGACGTCGGCGTCCGAGGTCTCCGCTCACCCCGACTACGGCGGTCCCCTGCTCGGGTCGGGAAGTCAACTGGAACGCGCCACGCTCGACGCGCTGGACCGGCTGCAGCAGGTGCTGACGCTGCACTCACTGGGCGATGACCGATTCCGGGCGGACAACGAGGCCGGCCGGTTCGGCCGGATCTTCGGCGGCCAGCTCATCGCCCAGGCGATGACAGCGGCCGCGGCCACGGTCCCCGAGCTGACCGCCCATTCCATTCACGCGTCGTTTCTGCGTCCCGGCGACTCGGGCGTACCACTGGAGATCGTCGTCGACCGCACTCGCGACGGGCGCACCATGTCGGCACGGCAGGTCACCATCCAGCAGGGCGGTCGCACCCTCGTGGTGGCGACGGTGTCCTTCGACACCAGCCCGGACAGCACAGACGCCGACCCCGTGCCGTTGCCCGGGCCTGCACCGGAAGCCCTTCCGCTGCTACAGCACTGGGTGCAGCACGCCCCGCCATACCTGGCCGGGCGAGGGAACACCTGGATAGAACGGCCCCCGCCGCTGGAAGTTCGCACCGCCGAAGCCCCGGTCTTCCTGGGCGGCGCCCAAGCGCCGGGTCCGCGTGCCCATTGGATGCGGTTGCCGCGTGGAATCGACGGCGATCACCAGCTGCACGCGGTGCTGCTTGCCTACGCCAGCGACTACCTGCTGGTGGATACCGCGTTTCGTGCCCACCCGCAGCCGGTCGACCATGCCACGCACACCGGCCTGACCTTGGACCACAGCGTGTGGCTGCACCGTGCAGTCCACTTCGATCGATGGCACCTCTACACCCAGCAGACCGTCGCAACGGCCGGACACCGCGCCCTGGTGCACGGCACCATGGTCGATGACACCGGCCGCCATGTGGCCAGCACCGCACAAGAAGTGCTCGTCCGGCCGATAGCCGAGCCGCCGGGACGGCAGAAACCCGGGGACCAGTAG
- a CDS encoding DUF1906 domain-containing protein, with the protein MTRSASRRDLLRYAALLPPALAVPGVLGATVGAPRSRANGLQVIDFAHRLVPPDQIKAAGFDGALVYVSELRPGATFDFKPVTRDYADGLRAAGLQVASCYQFGKPGWTQSPSDFTRGYDGGVADAQTALRLHAAAGGPPSAPIYFSVDEDIDATTWKNMAAQWFHGINSVLGVDRTGIYGGARQCTWAINDGVIGKSTSPGHRWAWQTRAWSHGDREPAAVLFQREIVTATEPGFVIDGAHVDVNDVLAADFGQWDLARQQGELS; encoded by the coding sequence GTGACGCGTTCCGCTTCGCGCCGCGACCTGCTGAGGTATGCCGCGTTACTTCCCCCGGCGCTGGCCGTGCCCGGCGTCCTCGGGGCGACGGTCGGCGCACCGAGGTCCCGTGCGAACGGGCTGCAGGTCATTGATTTCGCCCACCGGCTGGTGCCGCCCGACCAGATCAAGGCCGCCGGATTCGACGGGGCGTTGGTCTACGTCTCCGAGCTCCGGCCGGGCGCCACCTTCGACTTCAAGCCCGTCACCCGCGACTATGCCGACGGGCTACGCGCCGCCGGCCTGCAAGTCGCCAGCTGCTACCAGTTCGGCAAACCGGGTTGGACGCAGTCGCCGTCGGATTTCACCCGGGGCTATGACGGCGGCGTGGCCGATGCGCAGACGGCGCTGCGGCTGCATGCCGCGGCCGGGGGACCGCCGTCAGCGCCGATCTACTTCAGTGTCGACGAGGACATCGATGCCACAACGTGGAAGAACATGGCGGCCCAATGGTTTCACGGGATCAACTCCGTACTGGGCGTTGATCGCACCGGAATCTACGGCGGCGCCCGCCAATGCACCTGGGCGATCAACGACGGGGTGATCGGCAAGTCGACCAGCCCGGGTCATCGGTGGGCATGGCAGACCCGGGCATGGTCGCACGGAGACCGCGAACCGGCAGCCGTACTCTTCCAACGAGAAATCGTCACCGCGACCGAGCCGGGTTTCGTCATCGACGGCGCGCATGTGGACGTCAACGACGTCCTTGCCGCGGACTTCGGTCAGTGGGACCTCGCCCGACAACAGGGGGAACTTTCGTGA
- a CDS encoding PE family protein yields MSFVYALPEDLIATAADLRGVGDTVSAQSAAAAAPTTGVIPAAADEISALTAAQFARHAQMYQAISKRAAEVHEMFVKTLLHSAESYAVTDTANVISVY; encoded by the coding sequence ATGTCTTTTGTGTACGCACTGCCCGAAGATCTCATCGCGACAGCGGCCGATCTGCGCGGTGTCGGCGACACGGTATCCGCGCAAAGCGCCGCTGCCGCAGCGCCGACCACCGGCGTGATTCCCGCCGCCGCCGACGAGATTTCTGCACTGACCGCGGCGCAATTCGCGCGGCATGCACAGATGTACCAAGCGATCAGCAAGCGCGCCGCGGAGGTGCACGAGATGTTCGTCAAAACGCTGCTGCACAGCGCAGAGTCGTACGCAGTGACCGATACCGCAAACGTTATCTCCGTCTACTGA